Proteins from one Muntiacus reevesi chromosome X, mMunRee1.1, whole genome shotgun sequence genomic window:
- the LOC136153878 gene encoding small ribosomal subunit protein uS17-like, whose protein sequence is MADIQIERAYQKQPTIFQNKKRVLLGETGKEKLPRYYKNIGLGFKTPKKAIEGTYIDKKCPFTGNVSIRGQILSGVVTKMKMQRTIVIRRDYLHYIRKYNRFEKRHRNMSVHLSPSFRDVQIGDIVTVGECRPLSKTVRFNVLKVTKAAGTKKQFQKFRDWTSAHCPKHNKDIFPIKK, encoded by the coding sequence ATGGCAGACATTCAGATAGAACGTGCGTACCAAAAGCAACCAACCATCTTTCAAAATAAGAAGAGGGTCCTGCTTGGAGAAACTGGCAAAGAAAAGCTCCCTCGATACTACAAGAACATTGGTCTGGGATTTAAGACTCCAAAGAAGGCCATCGAGGGCACCTACATTGACAAGAAATGCCCTTTTACGGGTAACGTCTCTATTCGAGGGCAGATCCTGTCTGGCGTGGTGACCAAAATGAAGATGCAGAGGACCATCGTCATCCGCCGAGATTACCTTCACTACATCCGAAAGTACAACCGCTTCGAGAAGCGCCACAGGAACATGTCCGTGCACCTCTCTCCCAGCTTCAGGGATGTCCAGATCGGTGACATCGTCACGGTGGGCGAGTGCCGGCCCCTGAGCAAGACCGTGCGTTTCAACGTCCTCAAGGTCACCAAGGCTGCCGGCACCAAGAAGCAGTTCCAGAAGTTCCGAGACTGGACCTCTGCCCACTGCCCCAAACACAATAAAGATATTTTCcccatcaaaaaataa
- the TCEAL7 gene encoding LOW QUALITY PROTEIN: transcription elongation factor A protein-like 7 (The sequence of the model RefSeq protein was modified relative to this genomic sequence to represent the inferred CDS: inserted 2 bases in 2 codons; substituted 1 base at 1 genomic stop codon) — protein sequence MKKSCKENEGKPKCNVPKRQEECSXGEFQXQQTEGNFRQRLLQSLEEFKEDIDFXHFKDEEMTREGDEMERHLEEMRGLRKKFRALLSNHRHSQDRPYPI from the exons ATGAAAAAATCCtgcaaagaaaatgaaggaaagccCAAGTGCAATGTGCCAAAGAGACAGGAAGAGTGCT ATGGAGAGTTCCAATGACAGCAAACAGAAGGAAATTTTAGGCAAAGGCTGCTTCAGTCTCTCGAGGAATTTAAAGAGGACATAGACT AGCATTTTAAGGATGAAGAAATGACAAGAGAGGGAGATGAGATGGAAAGGCATTTGGAAGAGATGAGGGGTCTGAGAAAGAAATTTAGGGCTCTGCTTTCTAACCATAGACATTCTCAGGACCGTCCATATCCCATTTAA